The genomic stretch CGAAGATCCCCGCCGCTTGTTGATGGATCTGTAAACGGTAAGGCGGGGTCAACCCCGCCCTACGGCGCAACCAGAACCGCCCCCGTAGGTCGGGGTTTACCCCGACCACCCCAAACAAGGCTCTGCATCATGACCCCCGAACTGACCGTCCTTGCCCTTGCGGGCCTGTTGCAAGGGGTGCAATTCGTCCTGATGTCGGTGCCTGCCAATCTGGAACTCGGCCCGGGCAAGACAGCGGGGCCGCGTGACCCCGGCCGCCTTGGCAAGCCGCTGATCGAACAGGTCAGCCCCAAGACGGGCCGCCTGTTCCGGGCGCTGAATAACCATTTTGAAGGTTTGATCCTGTTCACACTCGCCGTGGTCGTCGTTACGCTGGGCGACAAGGCGACAGGGCTGTCCGCCGCCTGCGCCTGGGTCTACCTTGGCGCGCGGGTGCTATATATCCCTGCCTATTACTTCGGCCTGACGCCCTGGCGTTCGGTGATCTGGATGTTTGGCTTTGCGGCCACCATGCTGATGATCATCTCGGCCCTGATCTGAATCTGAAGGAGTTTCCATGTCCAGCTATGATGTCATCTTTATCGGCTCCGGCCCCGGCGGCTATGTCGGCGCGATCCGCGCGGCGCAACTGGGCCTCAAGGTGGCCTGCGTCGAAGGCCGCGCCACATTGGGCGGCACCTGCCTGAACGTCGGCTGCATCCCGTCCAAGGCGCTGCTGCATGCAACCCATATGCTGCACGAGGCGGAACATAATTTCGCGGGCATGGGGTTGAAGGGCAAGGCCCCGTCGGTCGACTGGAAACAGATGCTGACCTACAAGGACGACACGATCGGCCAGAACACCGGCGGCATCGAATTCCTGTTCAAGAAGAACAAGATCGACTGGATCAAGGGCTGGGCCTCTATCCCCGAGGCGGGCAAGGTCAAGGTCGGCGAGGATCTGCATGAGGCGAAGAATATCGTCATCGCCACAGGGTCGCAGTCGGCCAGCCTGCCGGGTGTCGAGGTCGACGAAAAGATCGTCGTCACATCGACCGGCGCGCTGGAACTGGGCAAGATCCCCAAGACGATGGTCGTGATCGGCGCGGGCGTCATCGGGCTGGAACTGGGGTCGGTCTTTGCCCGCCTTGGCGCGGATGTGAATGTGATCGAATATCTCGACGCAATCACGCCGGGCATGGATGCCGAGGTTGCCCGCCAGTTCCAGAAAGTGCTGACCAAACAGGGGCTGAAATTCACCCTTGGCGCGGCTGTGCAGGGTGTGACCGTCAAAGGCGGCAAGGCCACCGTGTCCTATAAGCTGCGCAAGGATGACAGCGCCCATGAAATGACCGCCGATACAGTGCTGGTGGCAACGGGCCGCAAACCCTATACCGATGGGCTGGGCCTCGCGGATCTGGGTGTGGAACTGACCGAGCGTGGCCAGATCAAGACCAATGCCAGCTTTGCGACCAATGTCGCGGGGATCTATGCCATCGGTGACACGATCACCGGCCCCATGCTGGCCCATAAGGCCGAGGATGAAGGCATGGCCGTCGCCGAAATCCTTGCAGGCCAGCATGGCCATGTGAATTACGGCGTGATCCCCGGCGTGATCTATACCCATCCCGAGGTCGCCAATGTCGGCGAAACCGAGGAATCGCTGAAAGCGGCCGGGCGCGCCTATAAGGTCGGCAAATTCCCCTTCATGGGCAATGCGCGGGCCAAGGCGAACCATTCCGCCGATGGTTTCGTGAAAATCCTTGCCGACAAGGAAACCGACCGGATCCTTGGCGCGCATATCATCGGCCCGATGGCGGGTGATCTGATCCACGAAATCTGCGTCGCGATGGAATTCGGCGCCGCAGCCGAGGATCTGGCCCGCACCTGCCACGCCCACCCGACCTATTCCGAGGCCGTGCGCGAAGCGGCCCTTGCCTGCGGCGACGGCGCGATCCACGCCTGATCGGCATGCTGCGGCGGTGGTCCCGGTGGGCCATCGCCACAGCCCGCGCGGCACAAAGCCCGCATCCCGGACCCTATCCACCATATCGGCGCCACAATCACCCGTTAACCAGAGGGTCACTTTATGTGACAAGGCTGGAATGACAGATGAAGCCGGTGATCCTTGCGATAGGCTGCGGATGATGCAGGCGATATCAGCGCGCGTGACCACCGCGCGCGGCACCAGCTCTTGCACGGATTTCGCCCTTGCACCACCGCTCGCCAGGCCGCGGGTCCGGTCATGATCCGGCGCATCGCAGCGCAGCTTGGCTTGCCTGCAGCCGCCCGCCTGCGCAAGACAGCGGCGGTGCGCATATTATCGGCCATGTGCCATGTCAGCAAATGCGACGGCATCATCGCCCCGGCCGAGGTCGCGCTGATCAGCGACACGATCCAGCGGCTGACGGGACGCAGCTTTGCACCGGACGAAATCATGCAGCTGGCCGATCAAACCCGCCTGCAGCTGACCCCCCAGGATTACGCCGCCTTCGGAACCGGTCTGCGCAAGGACGAAAAAGCCGTGATGATGCATGGCGTACTGGCGATCGCGATAGCCAGCGGGCGGATCTTTCCCGCCGAATATGCCTTTGTCACGGCGCTTGCCCAAGGGCTTGGCTTGCAAGGCGCAGATGTCCGCCGCCTGCTGGGCCTTGCCATCGCGGATATGAATACGCGCGGCGCCTAGCCTTTGAGCATCCGCAACCCCTGCGTCACATCCGTGCGGATCGCCAGACGCAGCCCCGGTTCGTCCCCGGCCTTGAGCGCGCCCAGGATCAGCTTGTGATGATAGGGCGGTTCCTTGCGGTTCAGCCGGCCATAAAGCGCGCGCATCGTCGGCCCCAGCTGCAACCAGACCGTTTCGGTCATCGCCAGCATCGCGGGGGCCTGCGCGCGCAGATACAACATCCGGTGGAATTCCAGGTTCATGCGGATATAGCCTGTCGCATCATGGCGGGCGACCATCTGGCTGACGCCTTGGTTGATCGCCTCCAGCCGGTCGATCAGCGCGAAATGGGCGCGGGGCAAGGCGCGCGATGCCAGTTCCGGCTCCAGCATGGCGCGCAGCGTCGCCAGCTCTTCGATCCGCTCGTTGGACAGGGCCGGCGTGGACACGCGCCCCGACGAGGACAAGAACAACGCGCCTTCCGCCACCAGGCGGCGCACGGCCTCACGCGCGGGGGTCATGGACACGCCATAGGTCTTGCCGATCCCGCGCAGCGTCAGCGCGGCACCGGGCGCCAATTCGCCATGCATGATCTGGGTGCGCAAGGCGCGGTAAACCCGTTCATGCGCAGAGGTGGTTGAATCGACAGGGCGGGGCTGGATCAGCATGGGAAATATGTGATCACATAAACCGCGCCCGTCAATCGTCGAAACGCAGGCGATGCAGGCTTTCACCGTGATCGCGCAGCCATTGCCGGTGCAATGCATAATCGGGGCATAGCCCTGCGACCAGGTCCCAGAAAGCGGGCGCATGGTTCATCTCGCGCAGATGCGCCACCTCATGCGCGGCGACATAATCCAGCACGACAGGCGGGGCCATGATCAGCCGCCATGAATACATCAACACCCCTTTGCTGGAACAAGACCCCCAACGCGACCGCGTATCCCTGATCGACAGCTTGTCGTAACTGACCCCCAGCGTGGCGGCATGCCGGTCCGACGCCGCGGCCAGCGCATCGCGCGCCAGCGCCCGCAGACGGGCGCGGATCGGTGCCGCAGCGGGGCGGGACGGCGGCACCTCGATCCGGTCATCCAGAAACCGCACGCGCGGCCCCGCCACCACAGGCAAGGCCCTGCCCTGCACCGGCACCGATGATCCGATGCTGACAGGCTCTGCCGGACCGATCCGGCCCAGATGGCCGCGCAGCCAATCTTCCTTGTCATGCAGAAAGGCCAGCCCATCGCGGTCCGGCAAGCCCAGCGGCATGGTCAGCGTCACCCGCCCGTCCAGCCGCGACACCCGCAAAGACAGCCGCCGCGCCTGTGCCGATTTGCGCAATGTCACGTCAATCGGGGGGTTGCCATGCAACGTGTGACGGCCCATATCCAGCTTTCTGTAAATGCCTGCGCCAAAGCCTTTGACACCTGTCAATGCTTATGGCAGTTGGCAGCGATCCCCCGCAAGGGGCGACCAAGTTTTTGAAGGGATAGCCTATGCCTAAGGAAGAATGGGGCACAAAGCGCCTTTGCCCCGAAACCGGCAAACGCTTTTACGACCTGAACGCGACACCGATCATCAGCCCCTACACGGGCAAAGAGGTGACGATCGACACATCCAAGACCCGCACCATGGTCGCGGATGCCGAAGATCTGCAATCCAAAAAAGCCCGCGACGTCGATGATGAAGACGATCTGATCCTCGACGACGAGGAAGAAGATGATGTCGATCTGGGCGATGACGTGCTCGAAGACGATGACGACGAAGACACCGTTTCCTTCGACGATCTGGGCGATGTCGCGGCCAAAACCGACGACGATTAAAAGCTGAACCCCGGGCGCGATTAGCACTTGATCTCGCCCGGTCTGCTGCCTAAACAGCGGCACGCAACGCAGGTTGCAAATGGGGCCATAGCTCAGATGGGAGAGCGCTTGCATGGCATGCAAGAGGTCAGGGGTTCGATTCCCCTTGGCTCCACCAAATTCCACATGAAAACGCGATATGCACAGGGGCGGCCACCACCGGTCCCTGCCTGATCCTGCATCTTCCGAGCCTAAATATCCCCGCCGGAGGCCCTAAATCTTTTTGGGGCCAGCCTCACAACAACCCGTTCGGCAAGGGCTGTTCGGCTGCCGTGTTGATCCGCCGGAACCACAGCGTCAGCGCGGCAGAGCTCATCACGATAAACAATGAATAGAGCACCGGAACGGCCATGACCGCCTGCGCCTCGGCCCCGCTGAAGGTGAAGGCGATGATCGCAATGGCCAGCGGGCCGTTCTGGATTCCGGTTTCCAGCGCCACCGTGCGGGCATTGCGCGGATGCAGGCGCAACAGCTTTGCAAAGCCATAGCCGATGGCAAAGCCAAACAGCCCCAGCATGATCGAGGCGAAATAAGTGCCCCAAGTCGTCGCCAGCAGAAATTCCCAATTGCGCGGAATCCACGATACGATCAGGAACAGGATGAAGAACAGCGCCAGCAGCGACCCGAAAAACTCGGTCACCGCGCCGACATTGGCGCTGACCTTGCGCAAGACCATCCCGATGGCGACCGGCACCAGCAGCAGGATCAGCGTCACGATGATGTTCTCGCGCGGGATATCCAGATCAAGCGCACCGGCATAGACCAGCAGAACAACGGGAATCAGGATCACGCCAAAAACCGTCGATGTCACGGTCATCAGCACCGATAGCGCAAGATTGCCCTTGGAAAAATAGGCAAAGATATTCGACGTGGTCCCGCCCGGCATGCAGGCCATGATCAGGATGCCGATCTTGATCGTATCCGACACCGGCAAGGTCGTCGCCAGCACAAAGCCGATCAGCGGCATGAAACCGAATTGCGCGATCACGCCGACCGCCAACCCATAGGGCCGCTTGAGCGCCAGCGCAAAATCTCGCGGGGTCAGTGACGCGCCCATCCCCAGCATGATCACGAAAATCATCAGCGCCAGAATGGCCTGTTCGAGTGGTCCGACCATGTTACAACTTTCCTTTCAACGCGATCCGCATCACGCGGCCTGCGCCTGTTCCTGGGCGCGCAAATCCTTGCGCAGGATTTTTCCGACGTTGGATTTCGGCAATTCGTCGCGGAATTCCACGAATTTGGGCACTTTATAGCCGGTCAGATGGTCTTTGCAGTAGCTGCGCAGATCGTCCTTGCTAAGGCTTTCGTCGCGGGCCACGACATAGGCTTTCACCGCCTCGCCCGCCGCCCCGTCGGCCACGCCGATCACGGCGACCTCGACCACATCGGGATGGGCTGCGATCACATCCTCGATCTCATTGGGATAGACGTTGAAACCGGACACAAGGATCATGTCTTTCTTGCGATCCACGATGCGGAAATAGCCATCGGCATCCATCACCCCGACATCGCCGGTCAAAAGCCAGCCATTCTGGATCGTTTTCGCGGTCTCTTCGGGTTTGCGCCAATAGCCCAGCATGATCTGCGGCCCTTTGGCGATGACCTCGCCGGGCTGGCCTTGGGGCACATCGGCCCCGTCATCATCGACACAGCGCACATCCGTGGACGGGATCGGCACGCCGATACTGCCATGCCGGACCTGCCCGAAGGGGTTGAAGGTCAGCACCGGCGAGGATTCGGTCAGCCCGTAGCCTTCCAGCACCGGCTTGCCGGTCACCTGTTCCCAGCGTTCGGCCACCGATTTCTGCAAGGCCATCCCCCCGCCGAGGCGAATTTCAGATGTTTGGGCGGCGTGTCCAGAAACCAGATTTCATTGTTCAGCCCGTTGAACAGGGTGTTCACCCCGCTCATCCAGGTGATCTTGTAATTCTCAAAGGCGCGTTTGAGGTTCGACAAGGGGCGCGGGTTCGGGATCAGGATGTTGCGCGCCCCGATGGAATAGAACCCCAGAAAATTCACGGTAAAGGCAAAGATATGATAAAGCGGCAGCGCCGTCAGCGCGACTTCCTTGCCCTTGTCCAGATTGGTGATCAGCGACATGGTCTGCGCCATATTCATCAAGATATTGGCATGCGACAGCATCGCGCCCTTGGACACGCCGGTCGTGCCGCCGGTATATTGCAGACAGGCGACATCATCAGGGCGGATCGTGCTGCGGTAAGCGCCGACCGCATTGTGCAGGCTGTCATGCTTGGCACGTCCCGCCGCAATGGCATCGGGCAGGCGGATATGCGGAATCGTGACCGGATGCACCGATTTATCCCAATGTTTCTGCACCAGCCCGACGATCATCTTGGGCAGGCGCGGCAGGTATTCGGCAACGCGGGTGACGATCACATGCTCGATCGGATAGGTTTTCACGGCCTCGGCCAGCTTGTCGGCGAACATATCCACCACGATGACAGCGGCGGGTTCGGCATCGGTGAATTGCTTGGCCATTTCATCAGCCGTGTAAAGCGGGTTGACGTTGACCAGCACGCAGCCCGCCTTGAACACGGCCATCGCCGCCACCGGATAGGACAGGCAATTGGGCACCTGCACCGCCACCCTTTCCCCCGCCTGCAAGCCTGCGACATCGCGCAGATAAACCGCAAGCGCATCGGACATTTCGTCAGCCTGCCTAAATGTCAGCGTGCCGTTCATGCCGTTCGGCAGCACCGTGGTGAATGCGGGCAGGTCGCCATAGATCGCCGCGGTTGCGCTGATGAAATCGCCAAGGCTCTGGTGGGGCATATCGTCAATCGAATTTGGAACGGACGGGCCATAAAAGGCCATCCACGGACGGTCATGTGCCAAAGTGCTTCCTCCCAAAAGCGTTTGGAAGACCGTAGCCGGATTGACGGCTTTGTGAAGCCAGAGTTTACAAGGGGACGTTACGTCGCGACAGGCGCAGGCACTTGGGTCAGCGGCATTGCTGTCTGGCGCACCACATCGCCCAGCTGGCGGAATTGCGCGGCCATCGGATTGGTCTTACGCCAGATCATACCCACCCGGCGCGCCGGTTGCGGGTCTGCAAAGCGGCTGATGCTGACACGGGCAGAGCGGGTTTCCACCGCCACCGCCATCTGCGGGATCAGCGTCACACCGATCCCCGCCCCCACCATCTGCACCAGCGTTGACAGCGAACTGCCGTCCAACCCGTCGCGGGCCATCGCCGATTGCAGATTGCAAAACGACAGCGCCTGATCGCGGAAGCAATGGCCCTCTTCCAGCAGCAACAGCCGCAGGTGGCGCAGATCGGACGGCTGCGGCACTGGCGCTGCACCGTCCTTTTCGGACCTGACCAACAGCAGGTTTTCATCGAAGAGGGCCAGTTCTTCCAGCCCCGGCTCGACCACCGGAAGTGCGACAATCGCCGTATCAATCTGCCCGTCATGCAATTCCTCGATCAGCCGCTGGGTCACGGTTTCGCGCACATGCACGTCCAGATCAGGAAAGCTCTGGCCCAGCGCGCCAATCAATCCGGGCAAAAGATAAGGCGCGATGGTCGGGATCACCCCGATCCGCAACCGCCCCGCCAGCCCCGATTGCGCAGCCCGCGCCATATCGCCCAATTCATCGACCGCTTGCAGGATATCGCGCACCCGCTGCGCCCAATCTGCGCCAAAGGCGGTCAGCCGCACCTGCCGCGCGCCGCGTTCGAACAAGGCAGTGCCAAGCGTGCTTTCCAGCTCTTTGATCTGCACCGACAGGGCGGGCTGTGAAATGGCGCAGGCATCCGCCGCACGCCCGAAATGACCGTGGCGGGCCAAAGCCTCGAAATAGCGCAGTTGTTTGAGCGTGATATTCATAACCTGAAGTTATCGAAACTATTAAAAATTGCAACTTAAACAAATGAGGAAGATATGTTAGAAAGATTCTAAGCGCGCGTGCCGGGCAGCCGGCAGCGCCGCCATCACACTTTGCCACAAGCAATCGGAGAGAGAATCATGGACGGAAATGATGTTGGAAAATGCCCAGTCATGCACGGGGTCGGTCTGAACACCACCACCGGCACACGCGGCAACCGCGACTGGTGGCCTAACCAGTTGAACCTGCGCATCCTGCACCAGAACGCGCCCGAGATCGACCCGATGGGTGCTGATTTCAACTATGCCGAAGAATTCAAAAAGCTCGATTTGCAGGCGCTCAAGCAAGACCTGACCGCGCTGATGACCGACAGCCAGGATTGGTGGCCCGCCGATTACGGCCATTACGGCCCGTTCTTTGTGCGCATGGCATGGCACAGCGCCGGCACCTATCGCACCGCTGACGGGCGCGGCGGGTCCCGGTCCGGCACCCAGCGTTTCGCACCGCTGAACAGCTGGCCCGATAACGCCAACCTCGACAAGGCGCGCCGCTTGCTCTGGCCGCTCAAGCAGAAATACGGCAACCAGATTTCCTGGGCTGATCTGATGATCCTTGCGGGCAATGTCGCGATGGAATCGATGGGCTTCAAGACTTTCGGTTTCGGCGGCGGCCGTGCCGATATCTGGGAACCCGAGGAAGACATCTATTGGGGCACAGAAGATACTTGGCTGGGCGACACCCGCTACAAAGGCGACCGCGAGCTGGAAAACCCACTGGCTGCCGTGCAGATGGGCCTGATCTACGTCAACCCCGAAGGCCCGAACGGCAACCCTGATCCGCTGGCCTCCGCCCGCGACATCCGCGAAACATTCGCGCGGATGGCGATGAATGACGAAGAAACCGTGGCCTTGGTCGCCGGTGGCCACACATTCGGCAAATCGCATGGTGCAGGTGACGCGGCTCTTGTCGGTCCCGAGCCAGAAGGCGCGCCGATCCACCAGATGGGCTTTGGCTGGAAGAACGGCCATGGCAGCGGCAAGGGCGTGCATACCACGACCAGCGGCATCGAAGGTGCCTGGACCCCCACGCCCACAACCTGGGACATGAGCTATTTTGACACTTTGTTGGGCAATGAATGGGAACTGACCAAAAGCCCCGCCGGCGCAACCCAGTGGCGCCCCGCCAAAGGGGCCATGTCGGATGCGGTTCTTGACGCGCATGACCCCGCCCAGCGTCATGCCCCGATGATGACCACCGCCGATATGGCGCTGAAGCTGGACCCGACATATGCGCGGATTTCCAAGCATTACCACGAAAACCCCGAGATCTTCGCCGATGCCTATGCCCGTGCATGGTTCAAGCTGACCCACCGCGACATGGGGCCAAAGGCGCTGTATCTGGGCAATGAAGTCCCCGCCGAAGACCTGATCTGGCAGGACCCGATCCCCGCCGTGGATCATGACCTGATCGACAGTGCCGATGTGACAGCGGTGAAGGCGCAGATCATGGCGACAGGTCTGTCGGTGCAGGAATTGGTGCGCACGGCCTGGGCCTCGGCCTCGACCTTCCGTGGCTCTGACAACCGGGGCGGTGCCAATGGCGCGCGCATCCGTCTGGCCCCGCAAAAGGACTGGACCGTCAACGAACCAGCAGAATTGTCCAAGGTGTTGGCCGCATTGGAAGGCGTGCAAAGCGCGTTCAACGCAGCCCAGACCGGCAACAAGCGCGTATCGCTGGCCGATCTGATCGTGCTGGGTGGCTCTGCCGCGATCGAAGCAGCCGCAAAGGCCGCCGGTCACGACGTGTCGGTGCCTTTCACACCTGGCCGGACCGATGCAACAGCCGAACAGACCGATGCCGAAAGCTTTGAAGTGATGGAACCGATTGCCGATGGTTTCCGCAACTACCTCAAGCCCGGCCTGTCGGTGGCTGCCGAAAAGCTGCTGGTGGATCGCGCGCAATTGCTGGGCCTGTCGGCACCGGAAATGACCGCGCTGGTCGGTGGTCTGCGCGTTCTGGGGGCAAACTATGGCAACACCAGCCACGGTGTGCTGACCGATGCGCCCGGCACGCTGACGAACGACTTTTTCGTCAACCTGACTGATCCGTCCTATGATTGGGCCCCGGTCGCAGGTGACGAAAATGCGTTCGAAGGCCGTGATCGGGCGACCGGCACCGTCAAATGGACCGGCACCCGCGTCGATCTGGTGTTCGGCTCGAACTCGCAGCTGCGCGCCATCGCCGAGGTTTATGCCCAGAACGATCAGGCCGACCGCTTTGTCGGGCGTTTCGTGCAGGCCTGGACCAAGGTCATGGAACTGGATCGTTTCGATCTGAAATAAGCAAGACAGGGCGCAGCGGGTTTTCCGGCTGCGCCCCTTTTTCGCGGCCATTGCACGGCAAGGGGGCCGCTGATGAAAACCTCAACCCTGATCATTGGTGGTGGCCTGACCGGCCTTTCCCTTGCTTACCGCTTGCAGATGGCGGGGCAGGATTTTCTGCTGGTCGAAGCGCGCGACCGGTTTGGCGGGCGGATCGCATCGCTGTATGTGGATGGCGAAGGCTTTGATCTCGGCCCGTCCTGGGTCTGGCCGGGGCAGGCGCGGATCGCGGCCCTTTGCGACCATCTGGGCCTGGCTTTATTTGCCCAACATGCCCAAGGTGTGCAGCTTTACGAACATCCCGACGGACAAATCATCCGCGACCAAGGCTTCATGTCGATGGCCGGATCGCTGCGGATCACGGGCGGCACCGGCGCACTGGTGGCGGCGCTTGTTGCGCGGCTGGACCCTGCGCGGCTGCTGATTGATGCGCCTGTGCAACAGGTATCCGACAGCGGCGCCAGTTTGCAGGACGGGCGCGCCATCAGCGCCGACCGGGTGGTGATCGCCATCCCGCCACGGCTGGCCGCTGGCTTGGCCTATACCCAAGCGCTGCCTGCGGATGCGCTGCGGGCATTGGCGGGCGTGCCGGTCTGGATGGGGGCGCATGCCAAATGCGTCGCGGTCTATGACACCCCGTTCTGGCGCGCTGCCGGTCTGTCCGGCGATGCGGCCAGCAGGCGCGGCCCTTTGGCGGAAATCCATGATGCCAGCCCCGCGCGGGGGCCGCTGGGGGCCTTGTTCGGCTTTGTCGGTGTGCCTGCGGATCTGCGCGCCCAGACCGATCTGCGCGCCCCGGTGATCGCGCAACTGGTCCATCTGTTCGGGCCGCAGGCCGCGTCGCCGCGCGCGCTGCAGATCATGGATTGGTCGCGCGAGGCCTTTACCGCCACCCCTGCCGATGCCAGCCCGCCGCCGGGGCATCCGGCCTATCTGCTGCCCGCTGCCTTGCGGCAGGTCGCGGATCACCGGATCATCTTTGCCTGCGCGGAACTGACCACCGACAATGGCGGCCTGATCGAAGGTGCGCTGGCCGCCGCCGAACGGGCGGCCCGTCTTATTCTGCCGGGCTGATCATTCCGCCGGGGCCAGTGCCGCGTTCGGCACATGCCGTTTCGCGCGCTTTTCACCCAGCATCAGCATCGCAGGCGTGACCAGCAAGGTCAGCACCGTGGCAAAGACCAGCCCGCCCGCGATGGCGCTGGACAATTCTGTCCACCATTGCGTCGATGGCGCGCCATAGACAATTTCACGCGTGAAAAAATTGATGTTCAGGCCGATCACCATGGGCATCAACCCCAGCGCCGTCGTCACCGAGGTCAGCACCACGGGCCGCAGACGTTGCGCCCCGGTGCGCAAAGCGGCCTCGAGCGAGGAAAGCCCCTGCGCGCGCAAGGCGTTGAACGTGTCGATCAGCACGATGTTGTTGTTCACCACGATCCCCGCCAGCGCGATCACGCCAATCCCGCCCATGACCACGCCAAAGGGGCGGCCCGTGATCATCAGCCCCAAAAGCACGCCCGCGACCGAAAAGACAATCGCCGACATCACGACAAAGGCCTGCCAGAAACTGTTGAATTGCGTCAGCAGGATCAGGAACATCAGCCCGATGGCCGACAGGAAAGCCCCGATCAGAAAGGTCATGGATTCGGCCTGATCCTCGGCCTCGCCACCGAATTTGATGGTCACGCTATCGGGCAGATCAAGCGCGTCAAGCGCCGCTTGCAGCGCCAATGTCTGGTCATTCGCCAGCACGCCGGGGGCCACGTCGGCGGATATCGTCAGCACGCGCGCCTGATCAATGCGCGTGATCACACCGGACCGCGGGGCCGGATTGAACGACACGAAATTGGAAATCGGCACCAGACCGACAGAGGTCGGCACGCGCAAAGCCTCTAGTTCTTCGAGCGTGCGGCTATCGGCGGGAAAGCGCACGGCGATATCCACCTCGCCATCACCGTCATCGGGGCGATAGGTCGCGACATTGATCCCGCGCGTCAGCAATTGCACCGCTTGGCCCAGCAAAGCGACATCCGCGCCACTGCGCGCAGCCTCGGAGCGGTCGACGCTGATCTGCCATTCAACGCCGGGGCTGGGGCGCGAATCGATCACATCGATGAACCCGCCCAGCCGGTCCATTTCCGCCAGAACCGCCGCAACCGCAGTGGTCTGGTCGGCGTCATTGGGGCTGAAAATCTCCAGGTTGACGGGTTTGCCGCCGCCGGGACCCGCAGCACTGGTCTGGACCTGCACCTCGATTCCGGGGATTTCGGCCATTTCGGCGCGGATATCCTCGGCAATCAATGCGACGGGGCGGCGCGTGTCCCAATCCGTCATTTCAAGCTGCAACGTCCCAATCACATCGCCGCCTTCGCGCGATTCGCCAGAGCGGGCATAGATGCTGGCCACCTCGCCATAGCGCGACAGCCGCGTTTCCACCGCGCGGACCAGCGCGTCTTGTTCGTAGACCGAGAAATTATCCTTGGCCAAAATCTCGACCTGGGCATAATCGGGTTCGACATCGGGAAAGAAGGTCAGCCCATTGCCGAAATGGCCATAAGCCACGAAAGACCCGACCAGCGCGATCATCGCCAGCGACAGCGTCGTCCATGGCCGCAAGATCGACCATTCCAGCACCCGGATATAGCCGCCCATGAACCCGGTCATCTGGCGCGGATCACCCTTTTCGGCGGCATAGAGCTGCGCCTTGGCACGGGCGGTCTGGCCTTGGCGCTTGCCGATCATGCCGCCGACCACGGGGATGAAGATCAACGCCATGAAAAGCGATGCCGATAGCGTCACGATCACCGTGATGGGCAGGAATTTCATGAATTCGCCCACAACCCCCGACCAGAACAGCAGCGGAAAGAACACGCAAAGCGTGGTCGCGGTCGAGGCGATGATCGGCCAGGCCATGCGCTTGGCCGCGCGGGCATAGGCGGTTTTCGGACTGTCGCCTTCATGCAGATATCGATCCGCCAGTTCCACGGTGACGATGGCCCCGTCCACCAGCATGCCCACGACCAGGATCAATGAGAACAGCACGACGATATTCATCGTCAGCCCCATGAAATACAAGACCGCAACACCCGTCAGAAAGGCGCCGGGAATGGCCAGCCCGACCAGCAGCGACGACCGCAGCCCCAGCGCATA from Yoonia vestfoldensis encodes the following:
- a CDS encoding MAPEG family protein, with protein sequence MTPELTVLALAGLLQGVQFVLMSVPANLELGPGKTAGPRDPGRLGKPLIEQVSPKTGRLFRALNNHFEGLILFTLAVVVVTLGDKATGLSAACAWVYLGARVLYIPAYYFGLTPWRSVIWMFGFAATMLMIISALI
- the lpdA gene encoding dihydrolipoyl dehydrogenase, with amino-acid sequence MSSYDVIFIGSGPGGYVGAIRAAQLGLKVACVEGRATLGGTCLNVGCIPSKALLHATHMLHEAEHNFAGMGLKGKAPSVDWKQMLTYKDDTIGQNTGGIEFLFKKNKIDWIKGWASIPEAGKVKVGEDLHEAKNIVIATGSQSASLPGVEVDEKIVVTSTGALELGKIPKTMVVIGAGVIGLELGSVFARLGADVNVIEYLDAITPGMDAEVARQFQKVLTKQGLKFTLGAAVQGVTVKGGKATVSYKLRKDDSAHEMTADTVLVATGRKPYTDGLGLADLGVELTERGQIKTNASFATNVAGIYAIGDTITGPMLAHKAEDEGMAVAEILAGQHGHVNYGVIPGVIYTHPEVANVGETEESLKAAGRAYKVGKFPFMGNARAKANHSADGFVKILADKETDRILGAHIIGPMAGDLIHEICVAMEFGAAAEDLARTCHAHPTYSEAVREAALACGDGAIHA
- a CDS encoding DUF533 domain-containing protein, with amino-acid sequence MIRRIAAQLGLPAAARLRKTAAVRILSAMCHVSKCDGIIAPAEVALISDTIQRLTGRSFAPDEIMQLADQTRLQLTPQDYAAFGTGLRKDEKAVMMHGVLAIAIASGRIFPAEYAFVTALAQGLGLQGADVRRLLGLAIADMNTRGA
- a CDS encoding GntR family transcriptional regulator translates to MLIQPRPVDSTTSAHERVYRALRTQIMHGELAPGAALTLRGIGKTYGVSMTPAREAVRRLVAEGALFLSSSGRVSTPALSNERIEELATLRAMLEPELASRALPRAHFALIDRLEAINQGVSQMVARHDATGYIRMNLEFHRMLYLRAQAPAMLAMTETVWLQLGPTMRALYGRLNRKEPPYHHKLILGALKAGDEPGLRLAIRTDVTQGLRMLKG
- a CDS encoding M48 family metallopeptidase, whose translation is MGRHTLHGNPPIDVTLRKSAQARRLSLRVSRLDGRVTLTMPLGLPDRDGLAFLHDKEDWLRGHLGRIGPAEPVSIGSSVPVQGRALPVVAGPRVRFLDDRIEVPPSRPAAAPIRARLRALARDALAAASDRHAATLGVSYDKLSIRDTRSRWGSCSSKGVLMYSWRLIMAPPVVLDYVAAHEVAHLREMNHAPAFWDLVAGLCPDYALHRQWLRDHGESLHRLRFDD
- a CDS encoding TIGR02300 family protein, translated to MPKEEWGTKRLCPETGKRFYDLNATPIISPYTGKEVTIDTSKTRTMVADAEDLQSKKARDVDDEDDLILDDEEEDDVDLGDDVLEDDDDEDTVSFDDLGDVAAKTDDD
- a CDS encoding bile acid:sodium symporter family protein; the encoded protein is MVGPLEQAILALMIFVIMLGMGASLTPRDFALALKRPYGLAVGVIAQFGFMPLIGFVLATTLPVSDTIKIGILIMACMPGGTTSNIFAYFSKGNLALSVLMTVTSTVFGVILIPVVLLVYAGALDLDIPRENIIVTLILLLVPVAIGMVLRKVSANVGAVTEFFGSLLALFFILFLIVSWIPRNWEFLLATTWGTYFASIMLGLFGFAIGYGFAKLLRLHPRNARTVALETGIQNGPLAIAIIAFTFSGAEAQAVMAVPVLYSLFIVMSSAALTLWFRRINTAAEQPLPNGLL